One window from the genome of Paenibacillus azoreducens encodes:
- a CDS encoding RNA polymerase sigma factor, translated as MWTDGPKIQLRGDRLKPYLAVTARNHTLNALRKKSEYLEEALEHDYIVYPSAEELAMIRRERDEINDLVRNLGEPDREIFIRRYFYLEKVRDIALRLGMQEKAVTARIHRAREKLRINLETRGP; from the coding sequence TTGTGGACAGACGGGCCAAAAATCCAGCTACGTGGGGATCGGCTGAAGCCATATTTGGCTGTAACCGCTCGTAACCATACCCTGAATGCGCTACGGAAAAAAAGCGAGTATCTTGAAGAAGCGTTGGAACATGATTACATAGTTTACCCTTCCGCGGAAGAACTGGCAATGATACGGCGCGAAAGGGATGAGATAAACGACTTGGTAAGGAATCTGGGAGAGCCCGACCGTGAAATTTTTATCCGCAGGTATTTTTACTTGGAGAAAGTCCGAGATATTGCCCTAAGGCTGGGTATGCAGGAGAAAGCTGTAACCGCCCGGATTCACAGAGCAAGGGAGAAACTACGCATCAATCTG
- a CDS encoding TetR/AcrR family transcriptional regulator, with translation MATKARNIRMTQTKQSLINAFFNLASKKDFEKITIADITRGAQVNRATFYAHFNDKYDLIDFIMGDFASASIEKHTSGVVKFDLDSIHQLILAVSDFYQQPNIECRSSYGGLVLPQMKEKILNELKAYLSKSLEQMYTDNEKNMFVSIFAQIIHEGALQMTLGNHTMKKEEVANKISLFVVNGSQSFEGALR, from the coding sequence ATGGCCACAAAAGCAAGGAATATACGAATGACACAAACGAAACAATCATTGATTAATGCTTTTTTCAATTTGGCTTCTAAAAAGGATTTTGAAAAAATTACAATAGCGGATATAACAAGGGGAGCACAGGTTAATCGGGCTACATTCTATGCACACTTTAATGATAAATACGATTTAATCGATTTTATTATGGGGGATTTCGCCTCAGCCTCTATCGAAAAGCATACTTCAGGTGTTGTGAAATTCGATCTGGATAGCATACATCAACTCATTTTAGCGGTATCTGATTTTTATCAACAACCGAACATTGAATGTCGCAGCAGCTATGGTGGCTTGGTCCTACCGCAAATGAAAGAAAAAATACTAAATGAATTGAAGGCATATTTATCGAAGAGTTTGGAACAAATGTATACCGATAACGAAAAGAACATGTTTGTATCGATTTTTGCGCAAATTATTCATGAAGGTGCATTGCAAATGACTCTTGGTAATCACACCATGAAAAAGGAAGAAGTAGCTAATAAGATTTCTTTATTTGTAGTTAATGGATCTCAGTCTTTCGAGGGGGCGTTACGTTAA
- a CDS encoding SDR family NAD(P)-dependent oxidoreductase, translated as MKTIVIVGAGLGLGLSLGKKFGKNGFRVVAIARNPEKLAIFESELRKLNIETQSFVADITDLAALKQAIQAAKKEFGSIDVLEFSPYAREDKFTHVLETTPQSVLDIMKSYLLAGVLSVNEVLPDMINNGSGAILFTTGVSTIFPIPYAGNAGIVGAGIRNYAANLHNALKEKGVFVGHLSIGAMIQPGTAGDPDVIAEAWYNFYEKKDHFEEIFPPGLDPTKILGEN; from the coding sequence ATGAAAACTATTGTCATTGTTGGTGCAGGTCTTGGATTAGGTTTGTCTCTAGGGAAAAAATTTGGAAAGAATGGTTTTAGGGTAGTGGCCATTGCACGTAATCCTGAGAAATTAGCCATTTTCGAGAGTGAACTTAGAAAACTAAATATTGAAACGCAGTCTTTTGTAGCGGATATTACGGACTTAGCTGCTTTAAAACAAGCCATTCAAGCAGCTAAAAAAGAGTTTGGTTCGATTGATGTACTAGAATTTAGCCCCTATGCCAGGGAGGATAAGTTCACACACGTGCTGGAAACTACGCCTCAAAGTGTATTAGATATTATGAAGAGCTATTTGCTGGCTGGCGTTCTTTCCGTTAATGAGGTTCTACCGGATATGATAAATAACGGTTCTGGTGCAATTTTATTTACAACAGGCGTATCTACTATATTCCCTATACCTTATGCCGGGAATGCCGGAATCGTTGGGGCTGGTATTCGTAATTATGCCGCAAACCTGCACAATGCGTTGAAAGAAAAAGGTGTGTTTGTCGGACATCTTTCAATCGGAGCCATGATACAACCCGGAACAGCAGGGGACCCGGATGTTATTGCTGAAGCTTGGTATAATTTCTATGAGAAAAAGGACCATTTTGAAGAAATATTCCCTCCAGGGCTTGATCCAACTAAAATTCTTGGTGAAAATTAA
- a CDS encoding NAD(P)H-dependent oxidoreductase: MNHLIVYAHPRKESFNHAILETTVRSLRQKGHEIIVRDLYAMEFQPVISSSEILGGVGEDIEQEQEYLKWAEVIIFIYPIWWTGLPAIVKGYIERVFTYGFAYRYVSGEQLGMLKGKKAVIINTQGKSHAQYAASGMDKALMLTSDKGIFEYCGMEVLHHVFFESVPSSDEATRTAWLKQIEEVAGKA; this comes from the coding sequence ATGAATCATTTGATCGTGTATGCCCATCCGAGAAAAGAAAGCTTTAACCATGCTATTTTGGAAACTACCGTTCGAAGCCTCCGTCAAAAAGGACACGAGATCATCGTCCGCGATTTATACGCTATGGAGTTCCAGCCTGTCATTAGCAGCAGCGAGATACTAGGCGGCGTAGGTGAAGACATTGAGCAGGAGCAGGAGTATCTGAAATGGGCTGAGGTGATTATCTTCATCTATCCGATCTGGTGGACCGGACTGCCAGCAATCGTCAAAGGCTATATAGAGCGGGTTTTTACTTACGGGTTTGCCTATCGTTACGTGAGTGGCGAGCAATTGGGAATGCTAAAAGGTAAAAAAGCTGTAATTATTAACACACAAGGGAAATCACATGCCCAATATGCAGCTAGCGGTATGGACAAAGCTTTAATGTTGACATCTGACAAAGGAATATTTGAATATTGCGGCATGGAGGTACTGCACCATGTATTTTTCGAGTCCGTGCCGAGCTCCGACGAGGCGACGCGTACGGCGTGGCTGAAACAAATCGAGGAGGTAGCGGGCAAAGCGTAA
- a CDS encoding DUF3889 domain-containing protein produces MKRLLIFSVAVFIVIAFNVSVEAEPEYAKWGAIAVNETQKRFKADIIDYKHIGRIELTPKKSEEKFKLWLRNKEGNEFGLYVSIQFDPSTDLIYSIRFSESNQ; encoded by the coding sequence ATGAAGAGATTGTTGATTTTCTCAGTAGCTGTTTTTATTGTTATTGCTTTCAATGTTTCAGTGGAAGCTGAGCCTGAATATGCAAAATGGGGTGCAATTGCAGTGAACGAAACACAAAAACGATTTAAAGCGGACATAATTGACTATAAGCATATTGGTCGTATCGAATTAACTCCAAAAAAATCAGAAGAGAAGTTCAAACTATGGCTCAGAAACAAAGAAGGTAATGAGTTCGGATTGTATGTATCTATCCAATTTGATCCGTCAACAGATTTAATCTATTCGATTCGGTTTTCTGAATCTAATCAGTGA